Genomic window (Spirosoma sp. KCTC 42546):
GTTGGAGCTATCCTGTTCCTGAATGTTGATGCCTGTCGAAAACAGACTAATCTTGGTTCCGAGGCAGCATATGCCGATGTACTTCGGCATCCCACCATCAATGATTTTGTGAATGAATTGCTGATCCGGCTTAACCAAACCGCTAAAGGTACCTCTGATCGGATTGAACGGGCCGTTGTTGCGCTTGATCCGCCCTCCATCGACCTGGGTGAGATTACCGACAAAGGTTCGCTGAATCAGCGGGCTATTCTGAAATATCGAACACAATTGATAGACGAGCTTTACCAACCTATGAACAGTGCCCACTTCCCGAAAAGTTAACTTTTCGGGAAGTTTTAACCCCAAACCATGCTGATGAAAACTCCTCCTTTTCGTGCCGACCACGTTGGCAGTTTACTGAGAACCCCCGAAGTCAAAGAAAATCGCCTGAAATGGAAAAAAGGCGAGATTTCTGCCGAAGAACTACGGGCGATTGAAGACATGGCGATTGCCGAAACCGTTAAAAAACTTGAGTCGACCGGCATGCGCTCCATTACGGATGGCGAGTTTCGGCGAGATTATTTTCACCTCGATTTTCTGAAAGAATTATCGGGTGTAACCGTTACCGGTGGTATTGACGCGAACCCCAACGCCAAAGTGGCTGCCGATGGGTTTACACCCCCGGTCCTGAGCGTGACGGGTAAACTCAAACACGTGAAGGATATTCAGGTCGCTGATTTTAACTTCCTGAAATCGGTGGTGACCCAAACACCTAAGGTATCTATTCCTTCACCGACGATGATTCACTTTCGGGGTGGGCGCAAATCCATCGACATTAATTCGTACCCGGATATGGATGAGTTCTTCCATGATTTGGCCGTGGCGTATCGGGAGGAAATTGACCATTTATATAAAGCTGGCCTTCGATACCTGCAATTGGATGATACCAACCTGGCCTACCTCTGCGACCCTAAAATGCGGGCTGCTGCCGTCGAACGGGGCGAAGACCCGAATGAGTTGCCCCGAACCTACGCTGCCCTGATCAATTCAGTCATCGACAATCGTCCTGACGATTTGACGGTGGGTATTCACCTATGCCGGGGCAACTACCGGAGCACCTGGT
Coding sequences:
- a CDS encoding 5-methyltetrahydropteroyltriglutamate--homocysteine S-methyltransferase — protein: MKTPPFRADHVGSLLRTPEVKENRLKWKKGEISAEELRAIEDMAIAETVKKLESTGMRSITDGEFRRDYFHLDFLKELSGVTVTGGIDANPNAKVAADGFTPPVLSVTGKLKHVKDIQVADFNFLKSVVTQTPKVSIPSPTMIHFRGGRKSIDINSYPDMDEFFHDLAVAYREEIDHLYKAGLRYLQLDDTNLAYLCDPKMRAAAVERGEDPNELPRTYAALINSVIDNRPDDLTVGIHLCRGNYRSTWFAEGGYEPVAEVLFNEINVDAYFLEYDDERSGDFAPLRFVPNDKMVVLGIVSSKTRELEDIDDLCKRIDEAAQYMPLYNLCVSPQCGFSSTHHGNDLTHDDQWKKLELVVNTAVKVWGTA